From a region of the Seleniivibrio woodruffii genome:
- a CDS encoding acetyl-CoA carboxylase carboxyltransferase subunit alpha — MATVLDFEAPIVEIEAQLDELRNLPGLNGDQMNKEIASLEDKLAKVRANIYKRLTPQQKVMVARHPDRPYTLDYIQNIFTDFTELHGDRQFRDDPALICGMAKLNGEPVMVIGHQKGRNTKENIHRNFGMVNPEGYRKSQRLFEMADRFKRPVITFVDTPGAYPGIGAEERGQAEAIAKSLMVMAEIKVPMITVIAGEGGSGGALAIAMGNRVGMLEHSVYAVISPEGCASILWKDASYAGRAAEALKLTSKDLKELNIIDEIIEEPMGGAHRNHPATAVKVKDFIVRNLEELKKMTPEQLFEDRYQKFRNMGVFAE, encoded by the coding sequence ATGGCAACCGTTCTTGATTTTGAAGCTCCCATAGTCGAGATAGAAGCACAGCTCGACGAGCTTCGCAACCTCCCCGGACTGAACGGCGATCAGATGAACAAAGAGATCGCAAGTCTTGAGGACAAACTGGCAAAAGTCAGAGCAAACATATATAAGCGTCTTACTCCACAGCAGAAGGTCATGGTGGCTCGCCACCCCGACAGACCCTACACACTGGATTACATTCAGAACATCTTTACCGATTTCACAGAGCTTCACGGCGACAGACAGTTTCGTGACGATCCCGCTCTCATTTGCGGAATGGCGAAGCTGAACGGCGAACCCGTGATGGTTATCGGACACCAGAAAGGACGCAACACAAAAGAGAACATTCACAGAAACTTCGGCATGGTTAACCCCGAAGGCTACAGAAAGTCTCAGAGACTTTTTGAGATGGCCGACAGGTTCAAGCGCCCAGTGATCACCTTTGTAGACACCCCCGGAGCATATCCCGGAATCGGTGCAGAGGAGAGGGGACAGGCCGAGGCTATCGCCAAAAGCCTTATGGTCATGGCTGAAATAAAAGTACCCATGATAACCGTTATCGCAGGCGAAGGCGGTTCCGGCGGTGCGCTTGCAATTGCAATGGGCAACCGTGTGGGCATGCTTGAGCACTCTGTTTACGCTGTTATCAGCCCCGAAGGCTGCGCATCCATCCTCTGGAAGGACGCATCCTATGCAGGCCGTGCGGCGGAAGCTCTCAAGCTCACCTCCAAAGACCTGAAAGAGCTGAACATCATCGATGAGATAATCGAAGAACCCATGGGCGGTGCCCACAGAAACCATCCCGCAACAGCGGTCAAGGTTAAGGATTTCATAGTCAGAAACCTTGAGGAACTGAAAAAAATGACCCCCGAACAGCTGTTCGAGGACAGATATCAGAAGTTCCGCAACATGGGCGTTTTCGCCGAGTAG
- the mutL gene encoding DNA mismatch repair endonuclease MutL, producing the protein MNEIRRLCEDVANKVAAGEVVERPYNVIKELMENSADAGADRLSVVVENGGVGLVSVTDNGKGIIPDDLPLAVERFATSKISTADDVYRVSTFGFRGEALAAISSVSDFTIRSFRKGYIGAELRIRYGEKSDILPAPMQEGTRVEAKALFANVPARLKFFKNYQTEEKEIARFVRQFSVINPHIAVELDINGKRVYSADKTEDMCKRAKKVFQETDVVTGENEFEDMSVKAAVTLPSVHKFRKDMIIIGINGRVVKDASLTQAVVTAYHRLIPEGKFPAAAISLQIDPEKVDVNVHPTKSVVKLLDSREIFSFVHNSVKMILEDAGRETGEQMRAPEPVYKPVTVYESKYNEKTYTKDAVRSFDMAKELETVHYTPRAEDAVRIPDVPEEARVRVAGQLFDTVIVCEKGEEAFFIDQHVAHERVLYEKYLEEKTVSVPSIVLYEPILIDVTEDEADIIETGAEVLSAFGYDIEPFGGTSLKISRVPSDVLNRDIGKEVREILADMIEHRKDSSVDYRVIVMSCKNAVKAGQKLEMHEMRKIVDDLFRTSNPYTCPHGRPIVFKMDRAWLFRKFDR; encoded by the coding sequence ATGAACGAAATCAGAAGACTTTGCGAGGATGTGGCCAACAAGGTTGCCGCCGGCGAAGTCGTTGAGCGTCCATACAACGTCATAAAAGAGCTGATGGAGAACTCTGCCGATGCAGGTGCGGACAGGCTGTCCGTGGTTGTGGAGAACGGCGGGGTCGGTCTTGTTAGCGTTACAGACAACGGAAAAGGCATCATTCCCGATGACCTCCCGCTGGCTGTGGAACGCTTTGCCACCAGCAAAATATCAACGGCGGACGATGTCTACCGTGTGTCGACCTTCGGATTCCGTGGCGAGGCACTGGCGGCAATATCCTCCGTATCCGACTTCACCATCCGCTCATTCCGCAAAGGCTACATAGGCGCAGAACTGCGCATCAGATACGGCGAAAAGTCCGACATTCTCCCTGCGCCAATGCAGGAGGGGACGAGGGTTGAGGCGAAAGCCCTTTTTGCCAACGTTCCTGCCCGTCTGAAATTTTTCAAAAACTATCAGACCGAAGAAAAGGAGATAGCCCGTTTTGTGCGGCAGTTCTCCGTTATCAACCCCCACATTGCTGTGGAGCTTGATATCAACGGCAAGCGTGTCTACTCCGCCGACAAGACCGAAGACATGTGCAAACGTGCGAAGAAGGTCTTTCAGGAGACGGACGTTGTCACCGGAGAGAACGAATTTGAAGACATGAGCGTAAAGGCCGCCGTAACGCTGCCTTCGGTGCATAAATTTCGCAAGGATATGATAATAATCGGCATAAACGGCCGTGTGGTGAAGGATGCTTCACTCACTCAGGCGGTGGTCACAGCCTATCACAGGCTGATTCCCGAAGGAAAATTCCCCGCCGCTGCGATCTCACTGCAAATCGATCCGGAAAAGGTGGATGTGAACGTGCATCCCACGAAATCCGTTGTGAAACTGCTTGATTCCAGAGAGATTTTCAGCTTTGTCCACAACTCCGTCAAAATGATTCTGGAAGATGCGGGCAGAGAGACAGGCGAGCAGATGCGTGCCCCCGAACCGGTTTATAAGCCCGTAACCGTTTACGAATCAAAATATAACGAAAAAACATACACCAAAGATGCAGTGCGCAGTTTCGACATGGCAAAAGAGCTTGAGACCGTGCATTATACGCCCCGTGCCGAGGATGCCGTCAGAATCCCTGATGTGCCCGAAGAGGCAAGGGTGCGTGTCGCAGGTCAGCTTTTCGACACTGTGATAGTGTGCGAAAAGGGCGAAGAGGCGTTTTTCATAGATCAGCACGTTGCCCACGAGCGGGTGCTTTATGAAAAATACCTTGAGGAAAAGACAGTCTCCGTGCCTTCCATTGTTCTGTACGAACCTATCCTGATAGACGTTACAGAGGATGAGGCGGACATAATTGAGACAGGAGCGGAAGTCCTCTCCGCCTTCGGATACGACATTGAGCCTTTCGGCGGAACAAGCCTTAAGATAAGCCGTGTGCCTTCGGACGTTCTGAACCGTGACATCGGAAAAGAGGTTCGGGAGATTCTGGCGGATATGATTGAGCACCGCAAGGACAGCAGTGTGGACTACCGTGTTATAGTCATGAGCTGCAAGAATGCCGTCAAGGCGGGGCAGAAGCTGGAGATGCACGAGATGCGCAAGATAGTGGACGACCTTTTCCGCACATCAAATCCCTACACATGCCCCCACGGACGTCCCATAGTGTTCAAAATGGACAGGGCATGGCTGTTCAGGAAATTTGACAGATGA
- the miaA gene encoding tRNA (adenosine(37)-N6)-dimethylallyltransferase MiaA, translated as MRIPVVTGPTASGKTAAVLGLAKDHPIEIISADAYQVYRHMDIGTAKASREELESVPHHLIDVMNPDETYSAGIFFEQAERIIADVLSRGKIPVIAGGTGMYIESLQKGIFDAPDRDKGLRAELEADAEVKGYEALHGELTDIDPEFAANVKPADRTRIIRGLELNRQLGMNVKEAQKKYHRNPAYKYNIFVIGGDRQKIYDRINLRVLEMFRTGWPAEVKKLLDMGYDESMDSFKAIGYREIAACIREGRDVNSCIERIQTATRNFAKRQQTWFRHMDETVHIDMGDPDIIKILTESIFT; from the coding sequence ATGAGAATACCCGTCGTAACAGGTCCCACGGCATCCGGCAAAACAGCCGCCGTTCTGGGGCTTGCCAAAGACCACCCCATAGAGATCATCAGTGCCGATGCATATCAGGTCTACAGACACATGGACATAGGCACTGCCAAGGCCTCCCGTGAGGAGCTTGAGTCCGTACCCCACCACCTCATAGACGTCATGAACCCTGACGAGACCTACTCGGCAGGTATCTTCTTTGAACAGGCGGAGCGGATAATCGCCGACGTGCTCTCAAGGGGCAAGATACCCGTGATAGCGGGCGGAACGGGAATGTATATAGAATCCCTTCAGAAAGGCATTTTTGACGCTCCCGACAGGGACAAGGGCTTAAGAGCCGAGTTGGAAGCGGACGCCGAAGTCAAAGGATACGAGGCTCTGCATGGGGAACTCACCGACATTGATCCGGAGTTTGCCGCCAACGTCAAGCCTGCGGACAGAACACGCATAATCCGCGGACTGGAACTGAACCGTCAGCTTGGAATGAACGTTAAGGAAGCCCAGAAGAAATATCACCGCAATCCTGCATATAAATACAATATATTTGTGATAGGCGGTGACAGGCAGAAGATTTACGACAGGATAAATCTGCGTGTGCTTGAGATGTTCAGAACAGGCTGGCCCGCCGAAGTCAAAAAACTTCTGGATATGGGCTATGACGAATCCATGGACTCCTTCAAGGCGATAGGCTACAGGGAGATTGCCGCATGCATCAGAGAGGGGAGGGATGTGAACTCCTGCATCGAGCGGATTCAGACCGCCACACGAAACTTCGCAAAACGTCAACAGACGTGGTTTCGCCATATGGACGAGACCGTTCACATCGATATGGGTGATCCGGATATCATAAAAATACTGACTGAAAGTATTTTCACTTGA
- the hfq gene encoding RNA chaperone Hfq, translating to MSKKINIQDVFLNHLRKKRIPMTVYLVNGVKIEGVIKGFDNFVIIMKDESQKMIYKHAISTIEPSEEILELEMN from the coding sequence ATGAGCAAAAAAATCAATATTCAAGATGTGTTTCTGAACCACCTCAGAAAAAAGCGTATACCTATGACCGTATACCTCGTCAACGGTGTCAAAATCGAAGGCGTTATCAAGGGGTTCGACAACTTTGTGATTATTATGAAAGACGAATCTCAGAAAATGATCTACAAACACGCTATCTCCACGATAGAACCCTCTGAGGAAATCCTCGAACTTGAAATGAACTGA
- a CDS encoding DUF4416 family protein, which translates to MVTGGGFRQTGKVIYFNAILYNKDYVKNPDETALPIFGEPIVKSAEFDFSHTSYYEPEMGANLAKYFALYELVEHPDNLPDYKIHAVNIEDRAAVNGKRVINIDPGYVAMEKVVAASTKNFTHRIYLRDNIYGDLQLYRRKGKYIPLEWTFQDYQFDSVLGFFEKARKILEERVGMPSTCGIIQEKVQPDRRFNED; encoded by the coding sequence ATGGTCACAGGCGGCGGCTTCAGACAGACCGGAAAGGTCATATACTTCAATGCGATTCTTTACAACAAGGACTATGTGAAGAATCCTGATGAGACTGCGCTGCCAATTTTCGGTGAACCTATTGTCAAGTCGGCTGAATTCGACTTTTCTCATACGTCATACTATGAGCCAGAGATGGGCGCAAACCTTGCCAAATATTTTGCGCTGTATGAGCTTGTGGAGCATCCGGACAATCTGCCGGACTACAAGATTCATGCCGTGAATATTGAGGACAGGGCGGCTGTTAACGGAAAGCGGGTGATAAACATCGACCCAGGCTATGTTGCCATGGAAAAGGTCGTTGCCGCCAGCACAAAGAACTTTACCCACAGGATCTACCTGCGTGACAACATATACGGCGATCTGCAGCTTTACCGCAGAAAAGGGAAATACATACCCCTTGAGTGGACGTTTCAGGATTACCAGTTTGATTCGGTTCTGGGCTTTTTCGAAAAAGCCAGAAAAATTCTGGAAGAACGTGTGGGCATGCCTTCAACCTGTGGTATAATTCAGGAAAAGGTTCAGCCTGACAGGCGTTTCAATGAAGACTAA
- a CDS encoding FtsB family cell division protein translates to MKTNIVFIIIIGVLIFYMVFGHNGILKYRELAAIRASYETRIAETEKKVKQLNDELNLVRKDKEYLEMLIKKDLNMKKTDEDLYIIEDSAKKKSDKPK, encoded by the coding sequence ATGAAGACTAATATAGTTTTTATAATAATTATCGGCGTTCTTATATTTTACATGGTCTTCGGACACAACGGCATCCTGAAATACAGGGAGCTGGCGGCTATCCGTGCGTCTTATGAAACACGGATTGCGGAGACCGAAAAAAAGGTTAAACAGCTCAATGATGAGCTGAATCTGGTGCGCAAAGACAAGGAATACCTCGAAATGCTCATCAAAAAAGACCTTAATATGAAAAAAACGGACGAAGACCTATACATAATAGAAGACAGTGCCAAAAAGAAGTCTGACAAACCCAAATGA